A stretch of Hoplias malabaricus isolate fHopMal1 chromosome 10, fHopMal1.hap1, whole genome shotgun sequence DNA encodes these proteins:
- the dnaaf3 gene encoding dynein axonemal assembly factor 3, with translation MSAGRSLEGAGCVTWWGFGPARDLLSAGGERPEGELNVLLVGSGDPRHILKTIAGLKETDSLHVWVIENSMEVVARQLLLIWISLASPESMGMQEKTEMFLELFGNSEIRCQTEETLKHVASQLSLLVTDTFDTHTESHPCLDTSLLKFKERDELAQIFKQWQRPISSPDSVFKAWDARVRQHLGTRYDSRSGCFDWDLTMKLHQKGCGVIHKQQYVKWRERGVAFEMREGLYQMANQSLLSTRVFNHRGDRVGVRGYWGDIVSSPYLSFGIETESKELLKMQNNQHVKTAQDVSVANVQMLFESLSSRGGHCSATQPLSDCGDSQKNSRHTAATQAKSDLSNSDEKERPQQNQDSAVNRTTEEQTRTVSTARETGAGGKKERETQQRTQLELTNLNGVSVSFLSLDSLPKLSTKNTYSRLFNSIYCSASMVHHLDSSLKQAAAPDAVLIVELAKYLLDLTKEQEAAFEEKVGEIAKEVGFIPVQTHNNDAYAVFSL, from the exons ATGAGCGCTGGTCGGAGTCTGGAGGGAGCGGGATGTGTCACTTGGTGGGGTTTTGGACCGGCGAGAGATCTGCTCAGTGCAG GTGGTGAAAGGCCAGAAGGGGAGCTGAATGTGCTGCTGGTGGGCAGCGGAGACCCCAGACACATCTTAAAGACTATTGCGGGTCTAAAAGAGACGGACTCGCTCCAT GTCTGGGTCATTGAGAACAGTATGGAGGTTGTAGCTCGACAGCTGCTGCTGATCTGGATCTCTCTGGCCTCTCCGGAGAGCATGGGCATGCAGG AGAAGACAGAGATGTTTCTGGAGCTGTTTGGGAACTCAGAAATTCGCTGTCAGACCGAGGAGACTCTGAAACATGTTGCTTCTCAACTTTCTCTCCTAGTCACCGACACGtttgacacacacactgagtcacACCCCTGCCTCGACACTAGTCTCCTCAAG TTTAAGGAGAGAGACGAGTTAGCTCAAATCTTTAAACAGTGGCAGCGTCCCATCTCCTCACCGGACAGTGTTTTTAAAGCCTGGGACGCCCGTGTCCGACAACACCTGGGAACACGCTATGACTCCCGGAGTGGCTGCTTCGACTGGGACCTCACCATGAAGCTACACCAGAAAGGG TGTGGAGTgatacacaaacagcagtatGTGAAATGGCGAGAGAGGGGCGTGGCGTTTGAGATGAGAGAAGGGTTGTACCAAATGGCCAATCAGAGTCTGTTGTCTACCCGCGTGTTTAATCAC agaggagACAGAGTGGGAGTGAGAGGATACTGGGGAGACATTGTCTCAAGTCCCTATCTGTCCTTTGGCATTGAAACGGAGAGCAAAGAGCTTCTGAAGATGCAAAATAACCAGCATGTGAAG ACTGCTCAGGATGTCTCTGTCGCCAATGTCCAGATGCTGTTTGAGTCTCTCTCCTCTAGAGGGGGCCACTGTTCTGCCACTCAGCCGCTCAGTGACTGTGGAGACTCGCAGAAAAACTCAAGACACACAGCAGCAACACAAGCAAAGTCTGATCTGTCAAACAGTGATGAGAAAGAACGGCCACAACAGAACCAGGACTCAGCAGTCAACCGGACAACAGAGGAACAGACCCGAACCGTCAGCACAGCCAGAGAAACAGGAGCAGGAggcaaaaaagagagagaaacacagcagAGAACTCAGCTAG agTTAACGAATCTAaatggagtgagtgtgtcaTTCCTGTCGCTGGACTCCCTGCCCAAACTCTCCACGAAAAACACATACAGCCGTCTTTTCAACTCCATCTACTGCTCAGCCAG CATGGTGCACCATTTAGATTCTTCACTGAAGCAAGCAGCCGCTCCAGATGCAGTCCTGATTGTAGAGCTCGCCAA GTACCTGCTGGACTTGACTAAGGAGCAGGAGGCGGCTTTTGAAGAGAAAGTGGGGGAGATCGCTAAAGAAGTGGGATTCATACCAGTCCAAACCCACAACAACGACGCGTATGCTGTGTTCTCACTTTAA